From Nitratidesulfovibrio vulgaris str. Hildenborough, a single genomic window includes:
- the typA gene encoding translational GTPase TypA gives MSTFVRNDRLRNVAIIAHVDHGKTTLVDALFRQSGVFRADQQVDDRVMDRMDLERERGITIAAKNCAVTWGDTKINIIDTPGHADFGGEVERALSMADGAVLLVDSSEGPLPQTRFVLRKTLEAGLKVIVVINKIDRKDARVQEVLNEVYDLFIDLDATEEQLEFPVLYAIGRDGVAMRSLDDPRESLAPLFETLVSVIPGPEYDPEEPFQMLVADLDYSDYLGRLGVGRVRHGSATAKDALVYIGPDGTARSARVTRMQAYEGLQLRDLDVAQPGEIVVLAGIEDITIGDTICTRDAQRVLPRIRVDEPTVAMRFTINTSPLAGREGKNVQSRKIRDRLMKETLRNVAVRVDEAEEKDSFIVKGRGEFQMAILIETMRREDFELCVGRPEVIFHREGDQLLEPVEHLYVDCDEGFMGVVTEKITQRKGRMLNCVNNGTGRVRLEYSVPSRGLIGYRDEFLTDTKGTGIMNSLLSGYEPYRGDFPSRFTGSIVSDRAGNAVAYALFNLEPRGEMFVVPGNPVYEGMIVGEHNRDNDIDVNPTKEKKLTNMRASGKDENVILTPVRPMTLERALRFVREDELVEVTPQSIRLRKAELSAQKRYQAGAAKKKASA, from the coding sequence TTGAGCACTTTTGTACGCAACGACCGGCTGCGGAACGTGGCCATCATCGCCCACGTCGACCACGGCAAGACCACGCTCGTCGACGCACTGTTCCGCCAGAGCGGCGTTTTCCGCGCCGACCAGCAGGTCGACGACCGCGTCATGGACCGCATGGACCTCGAACGCGAACGAGGCATCACCATCGCGGCGAAGAACTGCGCCGTCACATGGGGCGACACCAAGATCAACATCATCGACACCCCCGGTCACGCCGACTTCGGCGGCGAAGTGGAGCGCGCGCTCTCCATGGCCGACGGTGCCGTCCTGCTTGTCGACTCCTCCGAAGGGCCGCTGCCCCAGACCCGTTTCGTTCTCCGCAAGACCCTCGAAGCCGGTCTGAAGGTCATCGTGGTCATCAACAAGATCGACCGCAAGGACGCCCGCGTCCAGGAAGTGCTGAACGAGGTCTACGACCTGTTCATCGACCTCGACGCCACCGAGGAACAGCTCGAATTTCCCGTCCTGTACGCCATCGGGCGCGATGGCGTCGCCATGCGCTCGCTCGACGACCCGCGCGAAAGCCTCGCGCCGCTGTTCGAGACGCTGGTGTCGGTCATCCCCGGCCCCGAATACGACCCCGAAGAGCCGTTCCAGATGCTCGTGGCCGACCTCGACTACTCCGACTATCTCGGCCGACTCGGCGTGGGTCGCGTCCGCCATGGCTCCGCCACCGCCAAGGACGCCCTCGTCTACATCGGCCCCGACGGCACGGCCCGTTCCGCCCGCGTGACCCGTATGCAGGCATACGAAGGTCTGCAACTGCGCGACCTCGACGTGGCCCAGCCCGGTGAGATCGTGGTGCTTGCAGGCATCGAGGACATCACCATCGGCGACACCATCTGCACCCGCGACGCCCAGCGGGTACTGCCCCGCATCCGCGTCGACGAACCCACCGTGGCCATGCGCTTCACCATCAACACCTCGCCGCTCGCCGGGCGCGAGGGCAAGAACGTGCAGTCACGCAAGATTCGCGACCGTCTCATGAAGGAGACGCTGCGCAACGTGGCCGTACGCGTGGACGAAGCCGAAGAGAAGGACAGCTTCATCGTCAAGGGACGTGGCGAGTTCCAGATGGCCATCCTCATCGAGACCATGCGCCGTGAAGACTTCGAACTGTGCGTGGGCCGTCCCGAAGTCATCTTCCACCGCGAAGGCGACCAGCTGCTCGAGCCCGTCGAGCACCTGTACGTCGACTGCGACGAGGGCTTCATGGGCGTCGTCACCGAAAAGATCACCCAGCGCAAGGGCCGTATGCTCAACTGCGTGAACAACGGCACCGGGCGCGTACGTCTCGAGTACTCGGTCCCCTCGCGCGGGCTCATCGGCTACCGTGACGAGTTCCTGACCGACACCAAGGGCACGGGCATCATGAACTCGCTGCTTTCGGGCTATGAGCCCTACCGCGGCGACTTCCCCTCGCGCTTCACCGGTTCCATCGTGTCAGACCGCGCGGGTAACGCCGTTGCCTATGCCCTCTTCAACCTCGAACCGCGCGGCGAGATGTTCGTCGTACCGGGCAATCCGGTGTACGAGGGCATGATCGTCGGGGAACACAACCGCGACAACGACATCGACGTCAACCCCACCAAAGAGAAGAAGCTCACCAACATGCGCGCTTCGGGCAAGGACGAGAACGTCATCCTCACCCCCGTACGTCCCATGACGCTGGAACGCGCTCTGCGGTTCGTCCGTGAAGACGAACTGGTGGAAGTGACGCCGCAGTCCATCCGCCTGCGCAAGGCCGAACTTTCGGCACAGAAGCGCTATCAGGCCGGGGCTGCCAAGAAGAAGGCCTCCGCCTAG
- a CDS encoding CobD/CbiB family cobalamin biosynthesis protein: protein MTSFDTLLWLPPIAFVLDMLAGDPRWLPHPVRAIGHLLGPLERLGRALGATRPAGVVCTVLAVLCAGVVVTLAGALPVVGALVSLWLAYAGLALGCLLREGRAALHAVEHGSLEEGRAALAMLVSRDTSALDRDGLRRALAETLAENFNDGFVAPFLWLVAGGPVGLWCYKTVSTMDSMWGYRTERWERLGWACARLDDVLAWVPARCCVVLLWVTAPFAGVPGQWPGLPRVASDARRMESPNAGWPMAAAAWLHGAYMGGSAVYFGKVKEKPLLGPAGTQWDGPRIEGLLRHLRLAGLAGAVTLWLAALLAGWIFGVPW from the coding sequence GTGACAAGCTTCGACACCCTGCTGTGGCTGCCGCCCATTGCGTTCGTTCTGGACATGCTGGCGGGCGACCCCCGCTGGCTGCCGCACCCCGTGAGGGCTATCGGACATCTGCTAGGGCCGCTGGAGCGACTGGGCAGGGCCCTTGGTGCGACACGGCCCGCCGGGGTGGTATGCACGGTGCTGGCTGTGCTATGCGCGGGTGTGGTAGTCACCCTTGCAGGCGCACTTCCCGTGGTGGGTGCGCTCGTCTCGCTGTGGCTGGCCTATGCGGGCCTTGCGCTGGGATGCCTGCTGCGTGAGGGCAGGGCGGCTCTGCATGCCGTCGAACATGGAAGCCTTGAAGAGGGGCGCGCTGCGCTTGCCATGCTGGTGAGTCGCGATACGTCGGCCCTCGACCGTGACGGTCTGCGTCGCGCACTGGCCGAGACCCTTGCCGAGAACTTCAATGACGGCTTCGTGGCCCCTTTCCTGTGGTTGGTGGCAGGTGGCCCCGTAGGGCTGTGGTGCTACAAGACCGTGAGCACCATGGACTCCATGTGGGGCTACCGCACCGAGAGATGGGAACGTCTCGGATGGGCCTGTGCCCGCCTCGACGACGTGCTGGCATGGGTGCCTGCGCGGTGCTGCGTGGTGCTGCTGTGGGTGACGGCCCCCTTCGCCGGGGTTCCGGGGCAGTGGCCCGGGTTGCCGCGCGTGGCGTCCGATGCGCGGCGCATGGAAAGTCCCAATGCCGGGTGGCCCATGGCGGCTGCCGCATGGCTGCACGGGGCCTATATGGGCGGCAGTGCCGTCTATTTCGGCAAGGTTAAGGAGAAACCCTTGCTCGGCCCCGCAGGTACACAGTGGGACGGCCCGCGTATCGAAGGACTCCTGCGCCATCTTCGGCTGGCGGGGCTTGCCGGGGCGGTGACCCTGTGGCTGGCAGCATTGCTGGCGGGCTGGATTTTCGGCGTTCCGTGGTGA
- a CDS encoding OmpA/MotB family protein, with amino-acid sequence MAPGDDEPLFDVEEDEPPNEWMTTLSDISMLLLAFFILLFSLSSIDKKRFAESFETVRMVFGGKESELTTSNVRTDEGALLETVRLQRELIEAQRQTYNEMRTYFTVNGVEGVIGAVFDEGVITLRVPSEVLFAPGAVELAPGADRVLATLKDLFIRRREQNINIKGFTDDVQPSANARFKDNWEVSALRSVNVLRYFLGAGIEPARLTATGLGELDPLFPNTSDENRARNRRVEFVLERRVVR; translated from the coding sequence GTGGCTCCTGGCGATGACGAACCCCTCTTTGACGTCGAAGAGGACGAACCGCCGAACGAGTGGATGACGACGCTGTCTGACATCTCGATGCTCCTGCTTGCGTTCTTCATCCTGCTGTTCTCGCTCTCCAGCATCGACAAGAAGCGTTTCGCGGAATCGTTCGAGACCGTGCGCATGGTCTTCGGCGGCAAGGAATCGGAACTGACCACCAGCAACGTCCGCACCGACGAGGGGGCGCTGCTCGAAACGGTGCGTCTGCAACGCGAGCTCATCGAGGCGCAACGGCAGACGTACAACGAGATGCGCACCTATTTCACCGTGAACGGCGTGGAAGGTGTCATCGGTGCCGTGTTCGACGAGGGGGTCATCACCCTGCGCGTTCCTTCCGAGGTGCTCTTCGCCCCCGGTGCCGTAGAACTTGCCCCCGGTGCGGACAGGGTGCTGGCGACCCTGAAAGACCTCTTCATCCGTCGGCGCGAGCAGAACATCAATATCAAGGGTTTCACAGACGACGTGCAGCCCTCGGCCAACGCGCGGTTCAAGGACAACTGGGAAGTTTCGGCACTGCGGTCGGTTAATGTGTTGCGCTATTTTCTTGGGGCGGGTATCGAGCCTGCACGGTTGACAGCCACCGGGCTTGGTGAGTTAGACCCGCTTTTCCCGAACACCTCCGACGAAAACCGTGCCCGCAACCGAAGGGTGGAGTTCGTTCTGGAGCGTCGCGTCGTCAGGTAG
- a CDS encoding motility protein A, which yields MDIATFVGVIIGFGLVIGAILMGAAPGKFIDLPSAMIVFGGTFASILVTFPLEEVWQAVRGGLKAFGSRKVEARDIVSTMVRIAEISRREGIIALENVQTENPLIKKACQLIADNADPTLIRTTVAIEISAMKRRHNISISVFNRLGGFAPAFGMIGTLIGLVQMLATLDDPTTIGPAMAVAIITTFYGALLSNLVFLPIAGKLKARSMQEELHLLIIFEGAKSILENNNPRLVYEKLSSFLPPKDRKSGSWR from the coding sequence ATGGATATTGCAACCTTTGTAGGCGTCATCATCGGCTTCGGCCTTGTGATTGGCGCCATCCTCATGGGCGCTGCGCCGGGCAAGTTCATCGACCTGCCGAGTGCCATGATCGTATTCGGCGGCACGTTCGCCTCCATTCTGGTCACGTTCCCTCTTGAAGAGGTCTGGCAGGCCGTGCGTGGTGGCCTGAAGGCCTTCGGCAGCCGCAAGGTCGAGGCGCGCGACATCGTCAGCACCATGGTGCGCATCGCCGAGATAAGCCGCCGTGAGGGCATCATCGCCCTCGAGAACGTGCAGACCGAGAATCCGCTCATCAAGAAGGCGTGCCAGCTCATCGCCGACAATGCCGACCCTACGCTCATTCGCACCACCGTCGCCATCGAGATTTCCGCCATGAAACGGCGGCACAACATCTCCATATCGGTGTTCAACAGGCTGGGCGGTTTCGCCCCGGCCTTCGGCATGATAGGTACCCTCATCGGCCTCGTGCAGATGCTCGCCACACTCGACGACCCCACCACCATAGGCCCCGCCATGGCCGTGGCCATCATCACCACCTTCTACGGGGCCCTGCTGTCGAACCTCGTCTTTCTGCCCATAGCGGGCAAGCTCAAGGCGCGCAGCATGCAGGAAGAACTGCACCTGCTCATCATCTTCGAGGGGGCCAAGTCCATCCTCGAGAACAACAACCCGCGGCTGGTATACGAGAAGCTCTCGTCGTTCCTGCCGCCGAAGGATCGTAAGAGTGGCTCCTGGCGATGA
- a CDS encoding BaiN/RdsA family NAD(P)/FAD-dependent oxidoreductase → MTHNTDIIILGAGASGLMCAMTAATRGHRVTLVDHGGKPGRKILVAGGGKCNFTNTEVGPDDYVGRNADFCRSALARFSPWEMVALLEEHGVPWEERDHGQLFCRRSAADVVEVLTSRCRDLGCRFEMGRMVTGARRDADGFIIDCEGTRLAASRLVVATGSPAWPQVGASDIGHRIARSFGHRIEPVRPVLVPLVMPEGWQLGGLQGISLEAGISTGGVTFVRDLLFTHRGVSGPAALLASCHWLPGMSLQFDFLPGVDIPALCESPDHRRQLVRTMLTRLLPERLATRLIPEDLGGRKAAELSRADRQRLADAVRSHTVVPTGTEGMRKAEAAAGGVDTGEVSSRTMESLKMPGLFFSGEVLDVAGHLGGYNLHWAWASGRAAGEAI, encoded by the coding sequence ATGACCCACAACACCGACATCATCATCCTCGGCGCGGGGGCCTCAGGCCTCATGTGCGCCATGACCGCCGCCACGCGTGGACACCGCGTCACCCTCGTCGACCACGGCGGCAAGCCCGGACGCAAGATACTGGTGGCAGGCGGCGGCAAGTGCAATTTCACCAACACCGAGGTCGGCCCCGACGACTACGTGGGCCGCAACGCCGATTTCTGCCGTTCGGCGCTTGCCCGCTTCTCGCCGTGGGAGATGGTCGCCCTTCTCGAAGAACATGGCGTACCGTGGGAAGAACGTGACCACGGGCAACTCTTCTGCCGACGTTCCGCAGCCGATGTGGTCGAGGTGCTCACCAGCCGCTGCCGAGACCTTGGCTGCCGCTTCGAGATGGGCCGCATGGTGACAGGCGCGCGCCGCGATGCAGATGGCTTCATCATCGACTGCGAAGGTACACGGCTTGCGGCGTCGCGTCTCGTGGTCGCCACAGGCAGCCCCGCATGGCCGCAAGTGGGCGCCAGCGACATCGGGCACCGCATCGCCCGCAGCTTCGGGCATCGCATCGAACCTGTCCGGCCCGTCCTCGTACCGCTGGTGATGCCCGAAGGCTGGCAGCTTGGCGGCTTGCAGGGCATCAGCCTCGAAGCGGGCATCTCTACGGGCGGTGTCACCTTCGTACGCGACCTGCTGTTCACCCACCGGGGCGTCAGCGGCCCCGCGGCGCTTCTGGCCTCGTGCCACTGGCTGCCCGGTATGTCGCTACAATTCGACTTCCTGCCCGGTGTGGACATCCCCGCACTGTGCGAAAGCCCCGACCATCGCCGCCAGCTGGTACGCACCATGCTGACACGCCTGCTTCCTGAACGACTCGCCACGCGCCTCATCCCCGAGGACCTCGGTGGACGCAAGGCGGCTGAACTTTCACGCGCCGACCGCCAGCGCCTTGCAGATGCCGTAAGGTCGCATACCGTCGTCCCCACTGGCACGGAAGGGATGCGCAAGGCGGAAGCCGCCGCCGGAGGAGTGGATACGGGCGAGGTGTCGTCGCGCACCATGGAAAGCCTGAAGATGCCGGGACTCTTCTTCAGCGGAGAGGTGCTTGACGTGGCAGGGCATCTCGGCGGCTACAACCTCCACTGGGCGTGGGCCAGCGGCAGGGCCGCAGGCGAGGCCATCTGA
- a CDS encoding PilZ domain-containing protein produces the protein MSEFDEFDDFDFSLPTTHGARQAYRALVQGVAAVVPSHGLYAVRDISALGLALLAPCDAFVDGEHFRLDLFVDGEPYIEGLLAHVVRRCDAGLVACSFDGPNRAQEEHLDKLVLEVQKRQIAERKAAEQRNEESKETTRDIGADERS, from the coding sequence ATGTCCGAATTCGACGAGTTCGACGATTTCGATTTCAGCCTTCCGACCACACATGGTGCAAGGCAGGCCTACAGGGCCCTGGTGCAGGGGGTAGCCGCCGTCGTTCCGTCGCACGGCCTCTACGCCGTGAGGGACATCAGCGCACTCGGGCTTGCCCTGCTTGCACCGTGCGATGCGTTTGTGGATGGGGAGCACTTCAGGCTCGACCTCTTCGTCGATGGCGAACCCTACATCGAGGGGCTTCTGGCCCATGTGGTGCGGCGTTGCGACGCCGGACTGGTGGCCTGTTCGTTCGATGGCCCCAACAGGGCGCAGGAGGAGCATCTCGACAAACTGGTGCTCGAAGTGCAGAAGCGGCAGATTGCCGAGCGCAAGGCCGCGGAACAACGGAATGAAGAGTCCAAAGAAACAACGAGGGATATTGGTGCAGACGAACGATCATAA
- a CDS encoding purine-nucleoside phosphorylase, which produces MQNPEKVQIAAQAVRTALPQGFSPRVGIVLGTGLGALANAVTSPVAIPYESLPGFPRSTVASHAGSFLCGFLGGAPVVLQQGRCHLYEGYQPEDVCMGVRVMAALGAATLVITNAAGALNPQFDAGDLMCITDHINFTGRTPLAGPNHDAWGPRFPDMSAPYAPGLVQLAMREAGQLGIRLERGVYVGVHGPQMETPAETRMFRTLGADAVGMSTVLEVIAARHLGMKVLGISCLSNKNLPDCMEEAPLEEVIRVAGMAGERLTRLVAAIVPHI; this is translated from the coding sequence ATGCAAAACCCGGAAAAAGTCCAGATTGCCGCCCAAGCGGTTCGTACGGCCCTGCCGCAAGGCTTCTCTCCCCGCGTGGGCATCGTCCTCGGCACGGGTCTCGGGGCACTCGCCAACGCGGTGACGTCCCCGGTCGCCATCCCCTACGAGAGTCTGCCCGGCTTTCCGCGTTCGACCGTCGCCTCGCATGCGGGCAGCTTCCTGTGCGGCTTTCTGGGCGGTGCCCCGGTCGTGCTACAGCAGGGACGCTGCCACCTCTACGAGGGATACCAGCCTGAAGACGTGTGCATGGGCGTGCGGGTGATGGCGGCCCTCGGTGCTGCCACACTTGTCATCACCAATGCTGCGGGCGCGCTGAATCCGCAATTCGACGCGGGCGACCTCATGTGCATCACCGACCACATCAACTTCACCGGGCGCACCCCGCTGGCAGGCCCCAATCACGACGCGTGGGGACCACGCTTTCCCGACATGAGCGCACCCTACGCCCCCGGTCTTGTCCAGTTGGCCATGCGCGAGGCGGGGCAACTGGGCATCCGCCTCGAACGCGGTGTCTATGTGGGCGTTCACGGACCGCAGATGGAGACACCTGCCGAAACGCGCATGTTCCGAACACTGGGGGCCGATGCCGTGGGCATGTCCACCGTGCTGGAGGTCATCGCCGCCCGTCATCTGGGCATGAAGGTTCTTGGCATCTCGTGCCTCAGCAACAAGAATCTGCCAGACTGCATGGAAGAGGCCCCGCTTGAGGAGGTCATACGCGTCGCAGGCATGGCGGGCGAGCGTCTCACCCGGCTTGTGGCCGCCATCGTGCCCCACATCTAG
- a CDS encoding DsrE family protein: MQILIILSSSDPEIKWNAVRFGNVLLGEGDDVTIFLNGPAVDLAAGDSATFPIAEQAKLFSLSEGVLAAUGKCMGIHGVDAETSLAPLSNMKFLTEQVRNADRILNF, from the coding sequence ATGCAGATACTGATCATCCTGTCGAGCAGCGACCCGGAAATCAAGTGGAACGCCGTTCGCTTCGGCAACGTCCTGCTGGGCGAAGGCGACGACGTGACCATCTTCCTCAACGGCCCTGCGGTCGACCTTGCCGCCGGTGACAGCGCCACCTTCCCCATCGCCGAACAGGCGAAGCTGTTCTCGCTCAGCGAAGGCGTTCTCGCCGCCTGAGGCAAGTGCATGGGCATCCACGGTGTGGATGCGGAGACCTCGCTTGCCCCGCTTTCCAACATGAAGTTCCTCACCGAACAGGTTCGCAACGCGGACAGGATTCTCAACTTCTGA
- a CDS encoding YheT family hydrolase — MPLLPSSYRCPPLLHNPHVQTMFPVLFRPHPEVSYRRIRIETEDGDFFNLDTLTARPDGQRGDRVAIVSHGLEGDTGRKYMTGMARALLESGWDVAARNFRGCGGEDNRLLPMYHSGQTIDVAAAVAWCVAQGYGRVVLVGFSMGGNQTLKYLGEDAASVPSQVTGAAVFSVPCDLVGAAAVLDRPSNAVYMAYFMRMLRPKMRLKAQRFPGEVDVSGLETMRTFREFDERFTAPLHGFSSALDYWTRASCAPHLAAIRVPTLVVNALDDPFLSPSCFPWDEAVTNDALTLEVPLHGGHVGFVSMNRHNRYWAESRAVSFFSGLA; from the coding sequence ATGCCGCTTCTCCCCTCATCCTACCGTTGCCCGCCCCTGCTGCACAATCCGCATGTGCAGACCATGTTCCCCGTACTCTTCCGCCCTCACCCCGAGGTCTCGTACCGGCGTATCCGCATCGAGACGGAAGATGGCGATTTCTTCAATCTGGATACGCTCACGGCGCGTCCCGACGGGCAACGTGGCGACCGTGTCGCCATCGTGTCGCATGGTCTCGAGGGCGACACCGGGCGCAAGTACATGACGGGTATGGCCCGTGCCCTGCTGGAATCCGGGTGGGATGTGGCAGCACGTAACTTCAGGGGATGCGGCGGCGAGGACAACCGTCTGTTGCCCATGTACCACAGCGGTCAGACCATCGACGTCGCGGCGGCTGTGGCGTGGTGCGTTGCGCAGGGGTATGGGCGTGTCGTGCTGGTGGGCTTCAGCATGGGCGGCAACCAGACGCTGAAGTACCTCGGCGAGGATGCGGCATCTGTGCCTTCGCAGGTGACGGGGGCGGCGGTCTTCTCGGTGCCGTGCGACCTCGTGGGTGCGGCTGCGGTGCTCGACAGACCATCGAACGCCGTCTACATGGCCTATTTCATGCGGATGCTGCGTCCGAAGATGCGCCTCAAGGCGCAACGTTTTCCCGGCGAGGTCGATGTTTCGGGACTGGAGACGATGCGTACCTTCCGCGAGTTCGATGAACGGTTCACCGCACCGCTGCACGGTTTCTCTTCGGCGCTGGACTACTGGACACGGGCCAGCTGCGCGCCGCATCTTGCCGCCATCCGGGTTCCCACTCTGGTGGTGAACGCCCTTGACGACCCGTTCCTCTCGCCTTCGTGCTTTCCGTGGGACGAGGCCGTAACGAACGACGCACTCACGCTTGAAGTGCCGCTGCACGGGGGGCATGTGGGCTTCGTCTCCATGAACCGTCACAACAGGTACTGGGCAGAGTCGCGGGCCGTGTCGTTCTTCTCCGGGCTGGCGTAA